From the genome of Vicia villosa cultivar HV-30 ecotype Madison, WI linkage group LG2, Vvil1.0, whole genome shotgun sequence, one region includes:
- the LOC131651705 gene encoding clp protease adapter protein ClpF, chloroplastic-like: protein MVQGVSLTTLATCGKSRIYGSSPFERFKRSHVTSADGKHLIWNKCVQRLGLVGYPFVSRGRSDFKVEAGWMFRGGGGGGEQGLDASVEQSESANEDVLMFFFQLDLATRVQCALNMEEYDIAQQLRNKLAEVEEEVIKQQQSKRGLSSKSEAQDKGLSIIRIRSDLQSAIENEDYALAAKLRDEISKLEAESLAASAKALAHENAQYEFRLGQKVKHKIFGYRAIIVGMDPVCSESNSWMENAQVKKLSRGSTQPFYQVLVDVRAEPDLLVAYVAEENLLIPDKPDKGRFDHPYMSFLFYGMDSAGDFIPIKQLREKYNKPRHEIPFDPPTDEDGKKP from the exons ATGGTGCAGGGTGTGTCATTGACCACTCTAGCAACATGTGGAAAGAGTAGAATCTATGGTTCTTCACCCTTTGAGAGATTTAAAAGATCGCATGTTACGTCTGCCGATGGAAAACACTTGATTTGGAACAAGTGTGTGCAGAGATTAGGCTTAGTTGGGTACCCTTTTGTGTCGAGAGGAAGGAGTGATTTTAAGGTTGAAGCGGGATGGATGTttagaggaggaggaggaggaggagaacAAGGGTTGGATGCAAGTGTAGAGCAGAGTGAAAGTGCTAATGAGGATGTCTTGATGTTCTTCTTTCAGCTCGATTTAGCCACAAGAGTGCAG TGTGCTTTAAACATGGAAGAGTATGACATTGCGCAGCAGCTGCGAAACAAACTTGCTGAG GTGGAAGAAGAGGTAATCAAGCAACAACAGTCAAAAAGGGGACTGTCTTCAAAAAGTGAAGCACAAGATAAAGGTCTAAGTATTATACGTATTCG TTCAGACCTTCAGAGTGCTATCGAGAATGAGGACTATGCCTTGGCTGCTAAATTACGTGATGAAATTTCCAAACTTGAAGCAGAATCTCTGGCTGCATCAGCTAAAGCCTTAGCACATGAAAATGCACAATATGAGTTTCGTTTGGGGCAGAAAGTAAAGCATAAAATATTTG GCTATAGAGCTATAATTGTAGGAATGGATCCAGTATGCAGTGAATCAAATTCATGGATGGAAAACGCGCAGGTTAAAAAGTTGTCTCGTGGTTCCACTCAACCGTTTTATCAG GTTCTTGTTGACGTACGTGCTGAACCAGATCTACTGGTAGCATATG TTGCAGAGGAGAATCTTTTAATACCTGACAAACCAGACAAA GGAAGATTTGATCACCCTTACATGTCGTTTCTGTTCTATGGAATGGATTCAGCTGGCGATTTCATCCCTATAAAGCAACTGCGGGAGAAGTACAATAAACCACGCCACGAAATACCCTTTGACCCACCGACTGATGAAGATGGAAAGAAACCTTAA
- the LOC131651706 gene encoding uncharacterized protein LOC131651706 has product MYGHVAASSAMSRGGLPNDSGDSVVTLDQVPRWIDVEHLLESGNGDSSFASPYFPDPLAFKSGSGSGAGGSAARFPVDHEINLRIYLWTGNPWNLEVDAVVNSTNEVMDEAHSSPGLHAAAGPGLAEECATLGGCRTGMAKVSNAYDLPARKVIHTVGPKYAMKYHTAAENALSHCYRSCLELLIENGLQSIAMGCIYTDAKNYPREPAAHVAIRTVRRFLEKQKNNVTAVVFCTTSTIDIDIYKRLLPLYFPRDKHEEEVALSKLPADVGDENGETTIDERKIRIKPLPKKKGPKPSLEPVDLPVSDVGMFRRTSSYLDSFLDPAFMSLIKDPDERRLEQWEKTVQAQRGWNFANLLGFGDLGGPPLSAAEEYSLHSRYLSKAKSLNLSEIAEMKIVYRGGVDSEGRPVMVVVGAHFLLRCLDLERFVLYVVKEFEPIIQKPYTIVYSHSAASLQVQPDLGWMKRLQQILGRKHQQNLHAIYILHPTLGLKVTVLALQLLVDNVVWKKVVYVDRLLQLFRYVPREQLTIPDFVFQHDLEVNGGKGLIVDPRTKYVYHRP; this is encoded by the exons ATGTATGGGCATGTGGCGGCTTCGTCTGCCATGTCCCGAGGCGGATTGCCTAATGACAGTGGGGACTCTGTTGTGACATTAGACCAAGTTCCTAGGTGGATTGACGTCGAGCATTTGTTAGAGAGTGGCAATGGAGATTCATCGTTTGCCAGTCCGTATTTTCCTGATCCTTTGGCGTTTAAATCGGGAAGTGGAAGTGGCGCAGGTGGTTCGGCAGCTAGGTTTCCGGTGGACCATGAAATAAATTTACGGATATATTTGTGGACAGGGAATCCTTGGAACCTTGAGGTGGATGCTGTGGTGAACTCAACAAATGAG GTCATGGATGAAGCACACAGCAGCCCTGGGTTGCATGCTGCAGCTGGACCCGGTCTTGCAGAAGAATGTGCAACTTTG GGTGGGTGTCGAACAGGGATGGCTAAAGTTTCTAATGCCTATGACCTTCCTGCAAG GAAAGTTATCCATACAGTTGGTCCAAAGTATGCAATGAAGTACCACACTGCTGCAGAGAATGCTTTAAGTCATTGTTATCGTTCTTGCCTTGAGCTTCTAATTGAAAATGGGCTTCAAAG CATTGCCATGGGCTGTATTTATACAGACGCAAAGAACTATCCTCGTGAACCAGCTGCACATGTAGCTATTA GAACTGTGCGGCGGTTCCTTGAGAAGCAGAAAAACAATGTAACAGCTGTTGTCTTTTGTACTACCAGCACAATTGATATCGACATCTATAAAAG GTTGCTTCCACTTTACTTTCCTCGGGATAAACACGAGGAGGAGGTGGCTTTGTCAAAGCTTCCTGCGGATGTTGGGGATGAGAATGGTGAGACTACCATAGATGAGCGTAAAATCAGAATAAAGCCTTTGCCTAAAAAAAAGGGTCCAAAACCATCTCTAGAACCAGTTGATCTTCCTGTTAGTGATGTTGGCATGTTTCGCAG GACTTCATCATATTTAGATTCATTTCTAGATCCTGCCTTCATGTCTTTGATTAAAGACCCTGATGAAAGACGTCTGGAACAGTGGGAGAAAACTGTTCAAGCACAACGAGGCTGGAATTTTGCTAATTTACTTGGATTCGGTGACCTTGGTGGACCACCATTGTCTGCCGCTGAAGAATATTCTCTGCACTCTAGATATCTTTCTAAAGCAAAATCCTTAAATCTATCTGAAATTGCTGAGATGAAGATTGT CTATCGTGGAGGGGTGGATAGTGAGGGTCGTCCTGTCATGGTTGTTGTGGGGGCTCATTTTTTGCTCAGATGTCTTGATCTGGAGCGATTTGTGCTTTATGTGGTGAAG GAGTTCGAGCCAATAATACAGAAGCCTTATACTATTGTATATTCTCATTCTGCCGCATCTTTACAAGT GCAACCAGACCTAGGTTGGATGAAAAGATTACAACAAATACTTGGACGGAAGCACCAGCAAAACCTACAT GCAATATACATTCTTCACCCAACTTTAGGACTAAAAGTTACAGTATTAGCTCTACAGTTACTGGTGGACAATGTG GTTTGGAAGAAAGTAGTATATGTTGATAGACTTCTGCAACTCTTCAGATACGTACCGCGTGAGCAGTTGACAATTCCAGATTTTGTGTTTCA GCATGACTTAGAAGTGAATGGAGGAAAGGGGCTTATTGTGGATCCCAGAACAAAATATGTTTACCATAGACCTTGA
- the LOC131651707 gene encoding acidic endochitinase-like: MILLALAYGSNAGSIAIYWGQNGNEGTLAQTCATGNYEFVILAFLPSFGNGQKPMINLAGHCDPYSNACTKLTPDIKSCQAKGIKVLLSIGGGAGSYSLASPQDAKQVATYLWNNFLGGQSPSRPLGPAVLDGIDFDIEGGTNLYWDDLARSLKGYDENVYLTAAPQCPFPDAWIGNALKTGLFDCVWVQFYNNPPCQYSGGAISNLEDAWKQWISDIPAKKIFLGLPASPEAAGSGFIAATDLTSKVLPAIKDSSKYGGVMLWSRYYDGQSGYSSSIKNHV; this comes from the coding sequence ATGATACTATTGGCATTAGCATATGGTTCTAATGCTGGTAGCATAGCAATCTACTGGGGTCAAAATGGTAACGAAGGCACCCTAGCACAAACATGCGCCACAGGAAACTATGAGTTTGTTATCTTAGCCTTTCTTCCATCATTTGGAAATGGCCAAAAACCAATGATAAACCTAGCAGGGCATTGTGATCCATACAGCAACGCTTGCACAAAGTTAACCCCCGACATTAAATCTTGCCAAGCCAAAGGGATCAAGGTGTTGCTTTCAATCGGAGGAGGGGCCGGTAGTTACTCACTCGCATCTCCTCAGGATGCAAAACAAGTAGCAACTTACCTTTGGAACAACTTCTTAGGAGGACAGTCTCCATCTCGTCCTCTCGGTCCTGCCGTTCTCGACGGCATCGATTTCGATATCGAAGGAGGAACAAACCTTTATTGGGATGATCTCGCAAGGTCCCTTAAAGGATATGACGAAAATGTATACTTGACAGCAGCTCCTCAGTGTCCTTTTCCTGATGCTTGGATAGGAAATGCCCTAAAAACAGGTCTTTTTGATTGTGTTTGGGTTCAATTCTACAATAACCCTCCTTGTCAATATAGCGGGGGTGCAATTAGCAATCTTGAAGATGCATGGAAACAATGGATATCTGATATTCCAGCCAAGAAAATCTTCTTGGGGCTGCCTGCTTCTCCCGAGGCAGCAGGGAGTGGATTCATAGCTGCAACTGATCTTACTTCTAAAGTGCTTCCAGCAATTAAGGATTCTTCTAAATATGGAGGTGTTATGCTTTGGTCTAGGTACTATGATGGTCAGAGTGGATACAGTTCTTCCATCAAGAATCATGTCTAA